From Equus asinus isolate D_3611 breed Donkey chromosome 14, EquAss-T2T_v2, whole genome shotgun sequence, one genomic window encodes:
- the MEPCE gene encoding 7SK snRNA methylphosphate capping enzyme, translated as MIEMAAEKEPFLVPAPPPPLKEESGGGGGPTVQPHREAASGELRGGTQRGPGPRAHSEGALASGAGKESPRAPSTPRGGQAQQQRGGGPQAPPHGEARLSDPHGRAAPPDVGEERRGGGGTELGPPAPPRPRNGYQPHRPPGGGGGKRRNSCNVGGGGGGFKHPAFKRRRRVNSDCDSVLPSNFLLGGNIFDPLNLNSLLDEEVSRVLNAETPKSSPLPAKGRDPVEILIPKDITDPLSLNTCTDEAQVVLASPLKTGRKRHRHRGQHHQQQQATGGNDSHSVLPTAPLAPSLHGEGTTQQQRHRGQNRDAPQPYELNTAINCRDEVVSPLPSALQGPSGSLSAPPAASVTSAPSSSSSRHRKRRRTSSKSEAGARGAGQGPKEKGRGSGGGRHHLHPLPAAGFKKQQRKFQYGNYSKYYGYRNPSCEDGRLRVLKPEWFRGRDVLDLGCNVGHLALSIACKWGPSRMVGLDIDARLIHSARQNIRHYLSEELRLPPQTSEGDPGAESEEGTTTVRKRSCFPASLTASRGPIAAPQVPLDGADTSVFPNNVVFVTGNYVLDRDELVDAQNPEYDVVLCLSLTKWVHLNWGDEGLKRMFRRIYRHLRPGGILVLEPQPWSSYGRRKTLTETIYKNYYRIQLKPEQFTSYLTSPEVGFSSYELVATPHNTSKGFQRPVYLFHKARSPSH; from the exons ATGATCGAGATGGCGGCGGAGAAGGAGCCGTTTCTGGtgccggccccgccgccgccgctcaaAGAGGAGTCGGGCGGAGGGGGCGGCCCCACGGTGCAGCCGCACCGAGAGGCCGCCTCCGGGGAGCTCCGCGGCGGGACGCAGCGTGGGCCGGGGCCGCGCGCGCACTCGGAGGGGGCCCTGGCTTCTGGGGCCGGCAAGGAGAGCCCCAGGGCTCCATCCACCCCTCGGGGCGGCCAGGCGCAGCAGCAACGAGGGGGCGGCCCCCAGGCGCCGCCGCACGGGGAGGCCCGCTTGTCTGATCCCCACGGGCGAGCTGCTCCCCCGGACGTGGGGGAGGAGCGACGGGGAGGGGGCGGAACAGAACTGGGCCCCCCTGCCCCTCCTCGACCCCGAAATGGCTATCAGCCCCACCGGCcccctgggggaggtgggggcaagAGAAGAAATAGCTGTAAtgtaggaggaggtgggggaggcttCAAACATCCGGCCTTCAAGAGGCGCAGGCGGGTTAATTCGGACTGTGACTCTGTGTTACCCTCCAACTTCCTCCTGGGGGGCAATATTTTTGATCCACTGAACCTTAATAGTCTCCTGGATGAGGAAGTGAGCCGCGTACTCAATGCGGAGACCCCCAAGTCATCCCCACTTCCGGCCAAGGGGCGAGATCCGGTGGAGATCCTCATCCCCAAAGATATTACTGATCCGCTCAGTCTCAACACTTGCACTGATGAGGCCCAAGTAGTTCTTGCTTCGCCACTCAAGACTGGTCGGAAGCGGCATAGACACCGGGGACAgcaccaccagcagcagcaggcaACTGGCGGGAATGATAGCCACTCTGTGCTGCCCACAGCCCCCCTCGCGCCCTCACTCCATGGGGAGGGCACCACACAGCAGCAGCGGCATAGAGGCCAGAACCGGGATGCCCCCCAGCCCTATGAACTCAACACAGCCATCAACTGCAGGGATGAGGTCGTCTCCCCCCTTCCATCTGCCCTCCAGGGTCCCTCAGGCTCCCTTTCAGCCCCTCCAGCTGCCTCAGTTACCTCTGCACCCTCGTCTTCCTCCTCACGACATCGCAAACGTCGCAGGACTTCCAGCAAGTCGGAGGCAGGGGCTAGGGGTGCAGGCCAGGGTCCCAAGGAAAAGGGCCGAGGGAGTGGGGGAGGCCGCCACCACCTCCACCCACTACCTGCAGCAGGCTTCAAAAAGCAACAGCGCAAGTTCCAGTATGGGAATTACAGCAAGTACTATGGGTACCGCAATCCTTCCTGTGAGGATGGGCGCCTTCGGGTGTTGAAGCCCGAGTGGTTTCGAGGTCGGGACGTCTTAGATCTGGGCTGCAATGTGGGTCATCTGGCCCTGAGCATTGCCTGTAAGTGGGGCCCATCCCGCATGGTGGGCCTGGATATTGATGCCCGGCTCATCCACTCTGCCCGCCAAAACATCAGACACTACCTGTCCGAGGAGCTGCGTCTGCCACCCCAGACTTCTGAGGGGGACCCAGGGGCAGAAAGTGAGGAAGGGACCACAACCGTCCGAAAGAGAAGCTGCTTCCCAGCCTCACTGACAGCCAGCCGGGGTCCCATTGCTGCACCCCAAGTGCCCTTGGATGGAGCAGACACATCAGTCTTCCCCAACAATGTTGTCTTCGTCACG GGTAACTATGTGCTGGATCGAGATGAGCTGGTGGATGCCCAAAACCCCGAGTATGATGTGGTGCTCTGCCTCAGCCTCACCAAGTGGGTGCATCTGAACTGGGGAGACGAGGGGCTGAAGCGCATGTTCCGCCGGATCTACCGGCACCTCCGCCCTGGGGGCATCCTGGTCCTGGAGCCCCAACCTTGGTCATCCTATGGCAGGAGAAAGACTCTCACG GAAACAATCTACAAGAACTACTATCGAATCCAGCTGAAGCCAGAGCAGTTCACTTCCTACCTGACATCCCCAGAGGTGGGCTTCTCCAGCTATGAGCTTGTGGCCACACCCCACAACACCTCCAAAG GCTTCCAGCGTCCTGTGTACCTGTTCCACAAGGCCCGTTCCCCCAGCCACTAA
- the PPP1R35 gene encoding protein phosphatase 1 regulatory subunit 35, which yields MMGCGESELESVGREEAVAAPGPPPEPRAPESGAPVPEPGLDLSLSPSPSSESTQRPNRSPGRRKGRAERRGGARKGRQVRFRLAPPSPVRSELPPAAAATREKPAAPPDLGAPAPHSSLALSLELQAARAAAGGPFDAAKAVEEQLRKSFQTRCGLEESVAEGLNVPRSRRLFRDLVSLQVPEEQVLHAALREKLALLPPQARAPAPKDPPGPGPDMTILCDPETLFYESPHLTLDGLPPLRLQLRPRPSEDTFLMHRTLRRWEA from the exons ATGATGGGCTGTGGGGAGTCAGAGTTGGAGTcggtgggaagggaggaggccgTGGCGGCCCCGGGGCCACCCCCAGAACCGCGCGCCCCGGAGTCCGGAGCCCCGGTGCCCGAGCCCGGTCTGGACCTGAGCCTGAGCCCGAGCCCGAGCTCCGAGAGCACGCAGCGGCCGAACCGCAGCCCCGGGCGGCGCAAGGGGCGGGCGGAGCGGCGGGGCGGGGCCCGCAAAGGGCGGCAG gTTCGCTTCCGCCTGGCCCCGCCCTCCCCGGTGCGCTCCGAGCTGCCGCCGGCCGCCGCCGCAACGAGGGAGAAGCCCGCGGCGCCGCCCGACCTGGGCGCGCCCGCGCCGCACagcagcctggccctgagcctcGAGCTGCAGGCCGCGCGGGCCGCAGCTGGGGGCCCCTTCGATGCCGCGAAGGCCGTGGAGGAACAGCTCAGAAAGTCCTTCCAGACCCGCTGCGGCCTGGAGGAGAGCGTGGCCGAGG GGCTGAACGTGCCGCGCTCCAGGCGGCTCTTCCGAGACCTGGTGAGCCTGCAGGTGCCGGAGGAACAGGTTCTGCACGCCGCGCTGCGGGAGAAGCTGGCGCTCCTGCCGCCGCAGGCTCGAGCCCCCGCCCCGaag GACCCACCTGGGCCAGGGCCAGACATGACTATCCTGTGTGACCCAGAAACACTATTTTATGAATCTCCACACCTGACCCTGGATGGGCTGCCGCCGCTCCGGCTTCAGCTCCGGCCCCGCCCTTCAGAGGACACCTTTCTCATGCATCGGACGCTGAGGCGGTGGGAAGCGTAG